The following nucleotide sequence is from Patagioenas fasciata isolate bPatFas1 chromosome 9, bPatFas1.hap1, whole genome shotgun sequence.
cagcctcacctccatccctgggaaggtgatggaacaacttacccttggtgccatctcaaagcatatcaaggataagagggtcattaggggcagtcagcatggcttcaccaaggggaagtcgtgcttgaccaacctcatagccttttatgaggacataacaaggtggatggatgatggcaaagcagtggatgtgatctaccttgacttcagtaaagcatttgacaccgtctcccacagcaaccttgctgctaaactgagggagtgcggtctggatgagcgggtagtgaggtggactgtgaactggctgaagggaagaagccagagagttgtggtcaatgggcagagtccagttgaggcctggatccagtgcagtgccccagggggcagtgctggggccagtattattcaatatactcatcaatgatttggacgagggaatagagtgactgtcagcaagtttgctggtgacaccaagctgggaggagtggctgacactggaagctgtgctgccatcagagacctggacaggctggagagttgagtgggggaaaatttaatgaaatataacaagggcaagtgtggagtcttgaatctgggcaggaacaaccccaggttccagtataagttggggaacagcctgctagagagtagtgtaggggaaagggctttgggggtcctcgggacagcagggtgaccatgagccagcactgggctcttgtggccaggaaggccaatggtacctggggtgggttagaagggggtggtcagtaggtcagagaggttctcctgcccgtctgctctgccctggggagaccacagctggaatattgtgtccagttgtggctcctcagttccagaagggcagggaactgctggagagagtccagcgcacccaccacgatgctgaagggagtggagcatctcccgtgtgaggaaaggctgagggagctggggctctggagctggagaagaggacactgaggggtgacctcatgagtgttcataaatatataaagggtgagtgtcaggaggatgtagccaggctcttcgcggtgacaaccaatgataggacaaggggtaatgggtgcaaactggaacacaggaggttccactgaaagatgaaaataaacttcttcccggtgcgggtggcagagcctggcccaggctgcccagggaggttgtggagtctccttctctgcagacattcaaacccgcctggacaccttcctgtggaacctcagctgggtgttcctgctccatggggagattgcactggatgagctttccaggtctcttccaatccctgacattctgggattctgagatctcgtcccccagtctgtctgtacagacagggttgctgtgtctcagatgcaaaatgctacccccggtatatctgacagcatttgtgctcacttctgttaatctcatctcacgtacatgatgtgcatgcacacatctcatctgtagaacacaaacattcttcttcttaccaactcattcattgtctttccatggagggacaaagaaccgctctgagctggggtgagaggccagtgatggaaatggacattgtgagggattagtccatgatgattggggcagattgtgttgggtgtccagtgcacaggggcacagcacagaccctgctctgctggtcctgcaggtctctggcaggaggcctggctgtgagaggacactgcaggaggttctgagaaaaagtttgaatgaagacctaagcctttctttctggaaaggctgttctgaggccagctctgccacacaatccccatcgcctgtccctgcttgcgatcacaagtgatacacagcaggatggtgacaaaggtgccagagcacgcagtgctggtgctccctggcagtgctgccatactggactcttttcctctccatccagacacacaggaactgtccctgcagctccaaaaaggccttggagttaggatgtcagcagaaaaatatttcctgaagggccctttattttgtttatacacagagagcaccattcctcatcatcacagccactcagtgagaagagcagacagtgaatttcaaagggacttaaaacattatcacaatgaaaaaaacacaaatagagaaaaaaagtactgcagacaggatgaacctgcaaagagttagactataactcttacgtagaagaagatagatacagtttatagcttcagaagaaatcgagtcatatgtttctgcagggcgtccttgagctcctggttcctcatgctgtagatgagggggttcactgctggaggcaccaccgagtacagaacagacaccaccaggtccagggatggggaggagatggagggaggtttcaggtgggcaaacatggcagtggtgacaaacagggagaccacggccaggtgagggaggcaggtggaaaaggctttgtgccgtccctgctcagaggggatcctcagcacggccctgaagatctgcacataggacagcacaatgaacacaaaacacccaaatgctaaacagacaccaaccacaataagcccaagttgcctgaggtaggagtgtgagcaggagagcttgaggatgtgggggatttcacagaagaactggtccagccccatgagataaatgcttcttttcaggggtacttggaaagatcattcttgtgcttggagcaggttgtcctgtaaggtttgtttaggtttcctgagctccttcactcttcagatctacttccatgccaccacctctattggtcgccacccctcagtatgtcaaagtcttctcctctggagcccaccagcctgtgctctgctgctggcctccctccctgccctctggtgcctgggaccccactgtttcctggtcacaacagccaaggtggacactgatgttcacatccctcaccacctcttccttgtttcacaattcacgttcaccaacgtcagacagaactgatttcagctgctccaagatggacccacgccttccaaatctgagccactcagggatgctggcagcacctctgggatattgaatttgagaaagggtaaaaaaagctgcacaacagcaggtgggagagaggaggaaggaaatgtgagagaaaagcactgcagacaccaaggtcatatcccataggacccaagcaggtccctcagcaggtcaaagcttgctctcctgaaatcctgctctttgccttgttatcatctcccaggagcctcagctccactttcccatccctgactgttccatcctgaccaactctttgtggtttgtaagtgtgaagtcccacagggcacctcacctcactgacccctcagacacccgtgtcaggaagatgttgtcaatgagctccaaaccctcctggaaggctggtgccttgcagatattgggatatctcaggtctgccatgaggacacagccctggaaacatgaggcttctttcatctgtttgaagaaggcatcatctaattcctcttcctgaccagtgagtctgcagctgatgtccagtgaccacaacattgcccatgttgttctgccctctcatgctgactcctcaaaattcagctgacattgtctgtccccaggcagagctccacacattcctgctgttctctgacataaaggacaacttgcccttggagtccagacatggcattacgagtaccaggcccccaagaccccacagtttctccaggagatggtatttatagtgccctgcagctccttatcttgttatcttgggagacacacccccatcaggacaagccctctacatgcaaacaataacagctgagcaaatggaacttcagtccagggagaggacacaactttgaggaaatctgggattcacccgtcagaaagctcttcagttttacaaggagaagtgaaacattctgcataagggtGGGAGAATTACCCTACACATCAGgatagagcaggacctgacatgctgagcagtgaccctgaggagaagggcctgggcactccaaggtccccacacaagcccatggtgcatgctcaccatgaacaaggcagctgcacacggggctgcatgaggaggagcgggggcacacagacacctggagttctcatcccattcggttcagcactgctgtgaccccacgcacacgggggtgtgccagtgtgcggcttcccagtttggagaagcagggaggaactggagagtgcagggctctgccaagcaggttcagcaccttgtgcacatggtgtgggatgctgagggacctgggctgctttggcccagcagcgctggggaggctgcagcagtgcaggagtagccggAGAGTGCTTGAagagtggtttcagaggtggtggagtttttcttcctagtgggaaagagcatgagaaggaaataatggcccaaagtgcagctggggaggtccaggctggacatgagcagcaaggaaggtgactggaagggcactgctgtggtggagcaggtcagcagagggagtctgcatcagcccaaggctttgtgctccaaggaacagctggggaggatgcagagatgtcagcaaaggaaggaagatagtCAGACAAGagtaaggtggggcagcaggggggatgtctgcagcctgcagggaaagaggtgcaggggatgccacagcacaggacaggctgtggtggagatgatcaagggatgtaaagggctgaaacccccagcagacatgagctccttctccccttggctatggctgttgtctgcacctctgatgcctgtgaggagacaccttgtccttccagcacaggggcctcatggcctccttgtccccagccaggaacctgggaggtgtgggaccatagtcctgcccttggccttgcacagacccacatcacactgtcccaggaagggccctgggcaacgtgggatggacaggatctgccttcccagggctgggggtcagggcttggccctttggttaatgaaacacatccaggtttactcagcatcagagagacatttactttgcttttcctgatctgtcatctctgcctccatttttctgttttaacccgactctgtggatggtttctcagttgtgtccctcagtgggacccaataacattgcaagaaactttggagtttgattctgactttcacttcttgagaagttgcatcaactccacctcagggtctgaggtcaatgggcacagcaccaaacccaccaggggggtcattaaagtgccttgggctgctcctgtgctgctgagctgggctgggctcctgggacagagggagctcctggcaagcggcagcgctgcagagagacagctctgcccaggagcagctcctctgcacagcgcagcagggctgagggctctgcctggggatctcagggagacgagcaaggcagagagagatgaaaggtggtcaggattgggaggatgactgagagctcactggaggagaagcctttgcagcccatgccatggtaagtctctgcatgcagggcaatgcagctgtagctaatggaggcatctcctaaaactggcacaggcacagctggtgggatctgtaaggaggggatcttgtcaggcaatgctgaacagctgtgaagccgggtgagcacccaggggtgcccagggctgtcctgcagagcagggtccctgcaccccagggctgtgctggggcagggactctgccgcctgccagggtcagcgctcagcctgaccggggagatccccacagtgctgcagggagaagcttcaggggaaaggagcatcccccataagggtaggaaaggtgcttctgctgttgagagggtactgtgtgggtcagcactgctcacagctccagatgtcctgcaggattcttccaaggggacgccccaaggagaagatcaatgcaaggattacctgacagataaggagctttccttagcctgtcttttcagtttcctatcccaaggggttgggggtgcaggaaaggataaaatgaaaatgagctctcatgcttaaacaagtcactgagactcctgaagtgcaactctgagtgatcagtacatctgccagaaggctcataacatcccttcaccacccctctgcctgtgcacagcacctgcatcacctttgctggacccgtcagcctcagtctgacctgtcctgttttacaacctgcaaacaggaagatgcccccaggcagtgccctgtgaacaggcaggatctgtagggccagggggagggcacagagggtgggatggggtctgtgagcactgacagggaagagacatggacagggaaacacttcccagggggagaatctccagacaccagggaaatgatcagaagtgagaggaaactaaacccggaattgttatgggagggagaacagagaaaagtccctgtgatcccctgcagtgcagatcccttctgtgagcagccccctggcctcctgtcccacccagcaaagcctctgccctcagggccgggggctccaaggcatgaagcagctcctgtgcagccagagctccagttcctctgcagagcacaggggctgagagcagctgcccggaaacgttggtgtctgggaggtggctgcacagctggggaagggtgacgctgtctgagtgcccggctgcctctgccctggcctctctcacacccaccctcagcacattttccttcttgctcccctgctctgggtcactgctgttgggatcttgttgttgctgtcaggctctctggggatggcagtttcagctgcagagtcacagcctgatcatgtgggtcctttcctgcaggtgtgtccatgggaacacgtgtcccaggtttgctctgccctgtggggctgtgggcaatgcaggctgtggggctgggaatgagctgagtctccctgaatcaaatgccatcattaggacccttgtctgtttcactgaggtttccttccaagaagtgaggttccatccaggatggaaacctgtcctacagcatctgtgtgttatctgaaagcccctcagagaagtgcagagatgctgcaaccaagaaaatgctttttaggaaaggatgagacttgttttggttccatccgacaaagctgatccccaggactgtcccctgccccctgttcccatgccccctgctgcagagcagggctgactcctcagcagccagcgggcacaggccctgctcctcacggcacctccagccagcaccacccagggctcagacacggagctggaagaaggtctgggaaaggacaagggagcgtggagcaggggagggtgtgtgagaaatggctttgactttgctcagagaaatctcccctaacttgtcagtgtcctatgcccagaggctgcagatgtccaatagcagctccatcacccagttcctgctcctgccgttcacagacacacgggagctgcagctcttgcacttctggctcttcctgggcatctacctggctgccctcctgggcaacagcctcatcatcaccaccatagcctgggaccagcacctccacacccccatgtacttcttcctgctcaacctcgccctcctcgacctgggcttcatctccaccattggctggacccgtcagccttagtctgacctgtcctgttttccaacctgcaaacaggaagttgcccccaggcagtgccctgtgaacaggcaggatctgtagggccagggggagggcacagagggtgggatggggtctgtgagcactgacatttaagagacatggacagggaaacacctcccagggggagaatctcaaggcagcagggaaatgatcagaaatgggaggaaactaaacccggaattgttatgaaagggagaacagagaaaagtccatggccaactctctgtgggactccagggccatctcatacacaggatgtgctgcccagatcttttttttctttttctgtgctacagcagagtattttcttctcaccatcatgtcctacgaccactacgttgccatctgcaaacccctgcactacgggaccctcctgggcagcagagcttgtgtccacatggcagcagctgcctgggccactgggtttctctatgctctgctgcacacggccaatacattttcactgcccctgtgcaagggcaatgccctggaccagttcttctgtgaaatcccccagatcctcaagctctcctgctcagacacctacctcagggaacttgggattcttgtggtcagttgctgtttagcttttatgtgcttcattttcatcatggtgtcctacgtgcagatcttcagggccgtgctgaggatcccctctgagcagggacggcacaaagccttttccacctgcctccctcacctggccgtggtctccctgtttatcagcactggcatatttgctcacctgaagcccccctctttctcctccacatccacggacctggtggtgtctgttctgtactcagtgttacctccagcagtgaaccccctcatctacagcatgaggaaccaggagctcaaggatgccctgtgcaaaatcatatataagtgttttctggagtaataaactgcccctctgcttctgcataggagttttaaagtaacttattacaggcttagcctgtcatctggattttctgttttggtgtgttggttttttattgttataatgttttcatcccctttccaattctctgtctgcttttcttttataaccactggctgtataaatgaggagccgtgctctccttttgtttaaacaaaataaaggttcgtatagtgacttgtttttcactctgtccctcctgcagggctattttggagctgcagggacagttcctgtgtgcatgggtagaagggaagagagtccagcatggcagcactgccacagagcaccagtgcttggtctcccagagctgttctggttccactcccacactctccttctcatcccttgtgttggtgcaaggcctgagtgctctggcagcttggtccccgtcctgctgtgtgtcagtgctgtgagtgcaggcagggacaggcaatgggcactgctgtgacagagctgggctcacaacagcctttccagatagaaaggtgatcttcttggggcagggcctgaaggtttaggtcttcttataaaccttctctcaagaacatgcccacaaaagtggccacagatgcaaaccccagggcacagctgaacagtgtgtgtgtgcaggctggcacacagcagtgtcctctcacagccaggcctcctgccagagacctgcaggaccagcagagcaggggctgggctgtgcccctgtgcactggacacccagggcaatcgtcatgggctggaccctcacaaccaccatttccagcactggcctctcaccccagctcagagttctttgtccctccatggaattacactgaatgaataggtcagaagtccatgtttccatgtttgcagaggtgctggacactgaacagtttcccagggaggagtcagggccccaacctgacagtgatcaagcagagactggacaaggtcctcagacacacggtgtgacctgtggggtgtcctgtgcagggacaggagttggagtcgatgatcctcgtgcgccccttccaactcaagagattctatgattctatgaaatacaaggtcaaaagtccatgtgtcattgtacagatgagatgtaaccatacacatcatgtggatgtccattgtgtgcatgtcgtgagatgagcccaagtgagcactgatgctgtcagctgttccttggggtgccataaaggtcagtgggacagagatggtgttcaggggtctcttccaacctgtgttatcgtaggattccatgaatattttccttggagagctgtttcaagtgagatataaaatgccccagagtaaatacagcagctcctctgaggaacgtttctccactcaaacccttgataggaaatctattggataaatttgatgaaagcagttcagtttgatctgctcacacaccggaccacaagcagggtgatggctgggtacgatgccatgtggtcacttgtgtgtcaggaaatcatagtccagcaggaagccaatggctgtggaggggactgtgaggtcacttctgcctctgcaggggataggccaacagcaagaacatggctgggaaaggactgtgaggtcacacataccagacgagcaatcgggcccaatcagcatggctttgtgaaaggcaggtcctgcttgaccagcctgatctccttctatgacaaggtgaccggctgagcagatgagggaaagtctgtggtggggagtgaatccgccacacaggctgtgggtgttgtgtccttagactgcagtaaagcctttgacaccgtatcccacagcatctcctggagaagctgcagctcatggcctggatggcgtatctgcgatgggtaaagaactggctggagggccaggcccaaagagttttggtgaatagagccaaatctgattggtggctggtcaggagtggtgtccccagggctcagtattggggccagttttgtttaatctctttatcaatgatctggatgagggcactgagtgcatcctcattaagtttgcagatgctgagggatcttggttgactgagtccaattgtatgagcttcaacaaggcaaagtgagaagggagagaaggtactgatctcttgtctttggtgaccaatgacagaagccaagggaatagaaggaagatgtgccagggttcagacatgatgaagaggttcttcacccagaggtgctggacactgaacaggatccccagggaggggtcacagtccaagcctgacagtgttcaagaggagactggacaacgtcctcagacacacggtgtgaactgtatggtgtcctgtgaagggacaggagttgaatttgaggaggatggtcagcagaactgctactttggatttctgaagggcagacattgacctgttcagaaggttggttggcagagaccctcgggaggcagttctgaaggacaacgcagtccaggaaggctggtctgtcttcaggaaggtgatctcagaggagcaggagcagctgtccccatgtgccagaaGGTGAACTGGCGGGGAGGAAGGCCGGCCTGTCTGAgtagagagctggggctgaaacataggaataaaatcagaatttataatctttggaagaagtgtcaggctactcaagaggaatacaagaatgccatgaagttatgcagggagaaactagaagggccaaagcccaactagagtcaggcctggttactgctgttaaagacaacaagaaatgtttctataaatgtatcaGCAACAACAGGAGGGCTAAAAAGGATGTCCAGTCcccgatggatgcagagggaaagatagtgacagaagataagggaaaggctgaggtattacatacctttttgcctcagtctctaagtcagaacagttgtgctccaggtacccaccaccccaagccagaagacagggataggaagcagaatgaagcccaaataatccaagaggaaatggttggcaacctgctacaccacttggatacccacaagtctatggggtcacatgggatgcacccaagggtgctgaggagctggcggaggcgatcactgagccacttcccCTTATTTAGCTGTGGTCCTGGCTAATTAGGGAGatgccagttgactggaagttggcagatgtgacacccatctacaagaagggctggaaggagaatctggggaactacagacctgtcagtctgccctcgatgcagggaaaggtcatggagcaggtgatcttgagtaacatcaggcAGTACATACCAGAGgatcatgtgatcaggcccagccaacagggggttatgaaaggcaggtactctggacaaacctgatctccttctatgataaggtgacacccccagtagatgagggaaaggctgtggatgttgtgtcgttagacttcagtaaaacctttgacaccgtatcccacagcatctcctggagaaactgcagctcgtggcctggatggtgtatctggggtgggtaaagaactggatggagggctgggccgaagagttgtggtgaacagagccaaatccagttgatgaccggtcacaagtggtgtccccaaggctcagtattggtaccagttctgtttaatctctttgtcaatcatctggatgaggggattgagtgcaccctcattaagtttgcagatgacaccaaattgggtgggagtgttgatctgctggagggttggaaggccatacagagggatcttggctgactgaggccagttgtctgaggttcaacgaggccaagtgctgggtcaggcacataG
It contains:
- the LOC139828665 gene encoding olfactory receptor 14J1-like — encoded protein: MSNSSSITQFLLLPFTDTRELQLLHFWLFLGIYLAALLGNSLIITTIAWDQHLHTPMYFFLLNLALLDLGFISLWDSRAISYTGCAAQIFFFFFCATAEYFLLTIMSYDHYVAICKPLHYGTLLGSRACVHMAAAAWATGFLYALLHTANTFSLPLCKGNALDQFFCEIPQILKLSCSDTYLRELGILVVSCCLAFMCFIFIMVSYVQIFRAVLRIPSEQGRHKAFSTCLPHLAVVSLFISTGIFAHLKPPSFSSTSTDLVVSVLYSVLPPAVNPLIYSMRNQELKDALCKIIYKCFLE